In the genome of Salinispirillum sp. LH 10-3-1, one region contains:
- the hutG gene encoding formimidoylglutamase yields the protein MVNAERDRVSVTVDRGPLMNVWRGRVDTEPHSERWHQIVQPLKSDSEPGLAVIGFASDVGVKRNQGRIGAQGGPEVLRKVLGNLPVHHSSPLYEVGDVECLNEDLGGAQKRLAHTIARTLQYGHFPVVLGGGHEVAFGSWQGLAQFIDDLDGASTSPRIGIINFDAHFDLRSFEAQASSGTPFTQIAAQCAERGWPFQYACLGVSRAANTRVLFERAAELGVWVREDHAMVVTQLPEITQQLDAFVAQCDHLYLTIDLDAFPASVAPGVSAPAPRGIGLDVVESLIGRIRDSGKLRLLDVAELNPHFDVDYHTARLAARLIHWATLNQ from the coding sequence ATGGTTAATGCAGAACGCGATAGAGTCAGTGTAACGGTCGATCGTGGCCCGTTAATGAATGTGTGGCGCGGGCGTGTGGACACTGAACCGCACAGCGAGCGCTGGCATCAAATTGTGCAACCCTTGAAGTCCGACAGTGAGCCAGGCTTAGCGGTCATCGGTTTCGCCAGTGATGTAGGCGTTAAACGCAATCAAGGGCGAATTGGCGCGCAAGGCGGGCCGGAAGTGTTGCGTAAGGTGCTGGGTAATTTGCCGGTACACCACAGCAGCCCGCTCTACGAGGTAGGCGATGTGGAATGCCTGAACGAAGACCTTGGTGGGGCACAGAAGCGGCTGGCCCACACCATCGCGCGTACCTTGCAGTACGGTCACTTTCCCGTCGTGTTGGGCGGCGGGCATGAAGTGGCCTTTGGCTCTTGGCAAGGCTTGGCACAGTTCATAGATGATCTGGACGGTGCATCGACATCACCACGCATCGGTATCATTAATTTTGATGCGCACTTTGATCTGCGCTCGTTTGAAGCGCAGGCATCGTCTGGTACGCCCTTTACCCAAATCGCCGCGCAGTGTGCAGAACGTGGCTGGCCTTTCCAGTACGCGTGCCTGGGTGTTTCGCGTGCCGCCAATACCCGAGTGCTGTTTGAGCGCGCCGCCGAATTGGGTGTGTGGGTACGTGAAGACCACGCAATGGTCGTGACGCAATTGCCAGAGATCACCCAGCAGTTGGATGCCTTTGTGGCGCAGTGCGACCACCTTTATTTGACCATTGATCTGGACGCCTTTCCCGCCAGCGTTGCTCCCGGTGTCAGTGCGCCCGCGCCGCGTGGCATTGGGCTGGACGTAGTGGAGTCTTTGATCGGCCGTATCCGCGACAGTGGCAAATTGCGCCTGCTGGATGTGGCGGAGCTGAACCCGCATTTTGATGTGGATTATCACACCGCCCGGCTGGCGGCGCGCTTGATTCATTGGGCGACGTTGAACCAGTAG
- the hutU gene encoding urocanate hydratase, translating into MTTNRHDATRRITAPTGSTLTCKSWLTEAPMRMLMNNLDPAVAERPEDLVVYGGIGRAARNWACYDKIVEVLQRLEDDETLLIQSGKPVGVFKTHADAPRVLLANSNLVPHWANWEHFNELDRKGLMMYGQMTAGSWIYIGSQGIVQGTYETFVEAGRQHYGGDLKGRWILTAGLGGMGGAQPLAATLAGACSLNIECQQSRIDFRLRTRYLDEQASDLDDALARIAQYTAAGEAMSIGLCGNAADILPELVRRGVRPDMVTDQTSAHDPLHGYLPAGWTWDEYVQRSETEPDVVVKAAKQSMAVHVQAMLAFQQQGIPTFDYGNNIRQMAQEEGVTNAFDFPGFVPAYIRPLFCQGIGPFRWAALSGDPEDIYKTDAKVKELLPDNQHLHHWLDMARERISFQGLPARICWVGLKDRVRLGQAFNEMVKNGELKAPVVIGRDHLDSGSVASPNRETESMQDGSDAVSDWPLLNALLNTAGGATWVSLHHGGGVGMGFSQHSGVVIVADGTDSAHARLGRVLRNDPGTGVMRHADAGYDLAIDCAHEHDLDLPMIPAAKGVK; encoded by the coding sequence ATGACAACCAACCGCCACGATGCCACCCGCCGCATCACCGCGCCGACCGGCAGCACGCTGACCTGCAAAAGCTGGCTCACCGAAGCGCCCATGCGCATGTTGATGAACAACCTGGACCCCGCCGTGGCCGAGCGCCCGGAAGACTTGGTGGTGTACGGCGGTATTGGCCGGGCGGCACGTAATTGGGCGTGTTACGACAAAATTGTGGAAGTGCTGCAGCGCTTGGAAGACGACGAAACCTTGCTGATTCAGTCGGGCAAGCCGGTCGGGGTGTTCAAAACCCACGCCGACGCGCCGCGTGTGCTGTTGGCGAATTCCAATCTTGTGCCGCATTGGGCGAACTGGGAACACTTCAATGAGCTCGACCGCAAAGGCCTGATGATGTACGGCCAGATGACGGCCGGTTCGTGGATCTACATTGGCTCGCAAGGCATCGTACAGGGCACCTACGAAACCTTTGTCGAAGCCGGGCGGCAGCATTACGGTGGTGACTTAAAAGGCCGCTGGATTCTCACCGCAGGTCTTGGTGGTATGGGTGGTGCACAGCCTTTGGCAGCTACGTTAGCGGGCGCTTGCTCACTGAATATTGAGTGCCAGCAAAGCCGCATCGACTTTCGTCTGCGGACGCGCTACTTGGATGAACAAGCCTCGGACCTGGACGATGCCTTGGCGCGCATCGCCCAATACACCGCAGCGGGTGAGGCCATGTCCATCGGCTTGTGCGGCAATGCGGCGGACATCTTGCCGGAACTGGTGCGCCGTGGCGTACGCCCCGATATGGTGACCGACCAAACCAGCGCACACGATCCGCTGCATGGCTATTTGCCTGCCGGTTGGACATGGGATGAGTACGTGCAACGCAGCGAAACCGAGCCCGACGTCGTGGTGAAAGCCGCCAAGCAGTCGATGGCGGTGCACGTACAAGCTATGCTGGCGTTCCAACAGCAGGGCATTCCGACCTTCGACTACGGCAACAACATCCGCCAAATGGCGCAAGAAGAGGGCGTGACCAACGCCTTCGATTTCCCCGGTTTTGTGCCAGCCTATATTCGCCCGTTGTTTTGTCAGGGCATCGGGCCGTTCCGCTGGGCCGCACTGTCGGGTGACCCGGAAGACATATACAAAACCGACGCCAAGGTGAAGGAGCTGCTGCCGGACAACCAGCACCTGCATCATTGGCTCGACATGGCGCGCGAACGCATCAGCTTCCAAGGTTTGCCCGCCCGTATTTGCTGGGTGGGCCTGAAAGACCGCGTACGCTTGGGCCAAGCCTTTAACGAAATGGTAAAAAACGGCGAGTTGAAAGCGCCTGTGGTGATTGGGCGTGACCATCTCGATTCCGGTTCGGTCGCCAGTCCGAACCGTGAAACCGAAAGCATGCAAGACGGTTCGGACGCCGTATCCGATTGGCCATTACTGAACGCCTTATTGAACACCGCAGGCGGCGCTACCTGGGTGTCACTGCACCACGGTGGTGGGGTCGGTATGGGCTTTTCGCAGCATTCAGGTGTAGTCATTGTGGCCGACGGAACCGACTCAGCGCACGCCCGTTTGGGCCGCGTGTTGCGCAATGACCCCGGCACCGGCGTCATGCGCCATGCCGATGCGGGTTATGACCTCGCCATTGACTGCGCGCACGAACATGACTTGGATCTGCCCATGATCCCTGCAGCAAAGGGAGTGAAGTAA
- the hutH gene encoding histidine ammonia-lyase produces the protein MTHLLIQPGEMTLAQLRTVWQTPVQVSLPASANAAIEASVACVNTVVAEDRTVYGINTGFGLLAQTRIHHDDLENLQRSLVLSHATGVGTYIDDALVRLIMVLKVNSLARGYSGIRREVLDALMTLINKEIYPAIPLKGSVGASGDLAPLAHMSAVLLGEGQARYRGEWLSAEDALRVAGLQPLALAPKEGLALLNGTQVSTAYALQGLFQAEDLYAAATVCGALTVEATLSSRSPFDARIHAIRGQQGQIDAAAAYRELLGDSSGVSATHVACGKVQDPYSLRCQPQVMGACLTQMRQAADVLAVEANAVSDNPLVFADSGDVISGGNFHAEPVAMAADNLALAIAEIGSLAERRISLMMDTHMSQLPPFLVQNGGVNSGFMIAQVTAAALASENKALAHPHSVDSLPTSANQEDHVSMAPAAGKRLWEMAENTRNVIAIEWLAACQGLDLRGGDLKTTPVLEAARTLLRQDVSYYDKDRFFAPDIAAASSLLAGRALSELCPLPVLPSD, from the coding sequence ATGACGCACTTACTGATTCAGCCAGGTGAAATGACCTTGGCGCAACTGCGCACCGTTTGGCAAACGCCGGTGCAGGTCAGTTTGCCGGCCAGCGCGAACGCCGCCATCGAGGCATCGGTCGCTTGCGTCAATACCGTCGTGGCGGAAGACCGCACCGTCTATGGCATCAACACCGGCTTTGGTCTGTTGGCACAAACACGCATTCACCATGACGACTTGGAAAATCTGCAACGCTCGCTGGTGTTGTCACACGCCACTGGAGTGGGCACTTACATCGACGACGCGCTGGTGCGCTTGATCATGGTGCTCAAGGTCAACAGCTTGGCGCGGGGGTATTCGGGTATTCGGCGTGAGGTGCTGGATGCCCTGATGACGCTGATCAATAAAGAAATTTACCCCGCCATTCCACTGAAAGGTTCGGTCGGTGCTTCGGGTGACCTCGCCCCGCTGGCACACATGAGTGCTGTGCTATTGGGTGAAGGCCAGGCGCGGTATCGCGGGGAATGGTTGAGTGCAGAAGACGCCTTGCGTGTCGCCGGTTTGCAGCCCCTCGCGTTAGCGCCGAAAGAAGGCTTGGCCTTATTGAACGGCACGCAGGTGTCCACCGCGTATGCGCTGCAAGGGTTGTTTCAAGCCGAAGACCTTTATGCCGCCGCGACCGTATGCGGTGCGTTAACCGTGGAAGCTACTCTGAGTTCGCGCAGTCCGTTTGATGCCCGCATACACGCCATTCGCGGCCAGCAAGGGCAGATCGACGCGGCCGCAGCGTATCGTGAGCTATTGGGTGACAGCAGCGGCGTCAGTGCCACCCACGTGGCCTGTGGCAAGGTGCAAGACCCGTATTCCCTACGTTGTCAGCCGCAAGTCATGGGTGCTTGCTTAACGCAAATGCGTCAAGCCGCCGACGTACTGGCAGTGGAAGCCAACGCGGTGTCCGACAATCCCTTGGTGTTTGCCGACAGCGGCGATGTGATTTCCGGCGGGAATTTTCATGCCGAGCCGGTCGCCATGGCAGCGGACAATCTGGCGTTGGCGATCGCTGAAATCGGCAGTCTGGCCGAACGGCGCATTTCGTTGATGATGGACACCCACATGTCGCAGTTGCCACCGTTTTTGGTGCAAAACGGCGGGGTGAATTCCGGCTTTATGATCGCGCAGGTCACGGCGGCCGCGTTGGCGAGTGAAAACAAAGCGCTGGCGCATCCGCACAGTGTGGACAGCTTACCGACCTCGGCTAATCAGGAAGACCATGTGTCTATGGCGCCGGCGGCCGGTAAACGCTTGTGGGAAATGGCCGAAAATACGCGCAACGTGATTGCCATTGAATGGCTGGCGGCGTGCCAAGGGTTGGACCTGCGCGGTGGTGATTTAAAAACCACGCCGGTGCTGGAAGCGGCGCGTACGCTGCTGCGCCAAGACGTCTCCTACTACGATAAAGACCGCTTTTTTGCGCCGGATATCGCGGCCGCATCCAGCTTATTGGCCGGGCGTGCGTTGAGCGAGCTATGCCCTTTGCCGGTACTGCCGTCTGATTGA